The Helicoverpa armigera isolate CAAS_96S chromosome 25, ASM3070526v1, whole genome shotgun sequence genome has a window encoding:
- the Dnalig1 gene encoding DNA ligase 1, which translates to MNWALRLVVSRVVKPARVVTRAPALMPAVPVRIARAAVASTDMAQRSITSFFKVSPPRAAMKVETTDEQEEANGDAQVDVPITNGKAKISKRPRLESSDSDASPKKENINPPPGSNKKKKVKRQRIESSGSESDASVKAAAVASSDEEPAASPTPSPKKQIQVKIEKSTSPKTYASPKSKKRKSLVVDNSTNSPSQKKAATDMFKRITPKKEIKQEQKEVKSEDETNQQDEPVNTDVQDIVPETEYNPASSKYHPVRDACWRAGQAVPYLALARTLELIEATSARLKIVDILSNYLRSVIALTPEDLLPSVYLCFNRLAPAYESLELGIAETYLMKAIGQCTGRTLAQLRGQRADLGAAAQAARLQQRTMFPPPPLTLRKVFAALKEIAHMTGHASVSKKINKIQSLYVACRHSEAKFLIRSLEGKLRIGLAEQSVLQALAAAATRTPPGPGGVTQLDAARGLSAEQFKARVDEAALVLKTTYCECPDLGQLVPALLAHGLAALPAHCRLAPGLPLKPMLAHPTKQLSHIFDRFESEQFTCEWKYDGERAQIHVPGAAELPDYARAAVFSRNQENNTSKYPDILRRLPALLKPSVWSCVLDCEAVAFDTDTKQILPFQVLSTRKRKDASEADIKVQVCVFVFDLLFLNGQSLVHQPLQQRRDALREHFNQVEGQWQFATSRDCSSIEEVQQFMEEAVRGSCEGLMVKALRGPHSRYDIARRSHNWLKLKKDYLDGVGDTVDAVVIGAYHGRGKRAAHFGGFLLACRDAAADEFQSLCKLGTGFSDEQLRSLTARLQQHVIPAPRPYYRYDEAHVPDVWVSAALVWELRAADLSLSPAHRAARGLVAPDKGISLRFPRFVRERDDKTPEQATSAQQVAQMYLAQDQVRNSAAPLHDSDEFY; encoded by the exons ATGAACTGGGCACTCAGACTGGTTGTGAGTAGAGTAGTGAAGCCGGCACGTGTTGTCACACGAGCACCCGCACTAATGCCAGCTGTTCCTGTGAGAATTGCACGTGCAGCTGTTGCAAGCACCGACATGGCACAGAGAAGCATTACATCATTCTTCAAGGTGTCTCCGCCCAGAGCCGCTATGAAGGTGGAGACCACTGATGAGCAGGAAGAGGCGAATGGTGATGCCCAAGTTGATGTACCAATCACTAATGGAAAAGCTAAG ATATCAAAGAGGCCCAGGTTAGAGAGCAGTGACAGTGACGCCTCTCCAAAGAAAGAAAACATCAATCCACCACCAGGCTCAAACAAG AAAAAGAAGGTTAAACGTCAGCGCATTGAAAGCTCTGGCAGTGAGTCAGATGCGTCCGTTAAGGCAGCAGCAGTTGCTTCTTCTGATGAGGAGCCTGCAGCGTCACCCACTCCGTCACCAAAGAAACAAATTCaagttaaaatagaaaaatccACATCACCTAAGACATATGCATCGCCCAAGAGTAAAAAGAGGAAATCGCTAGTTGTAGACAATAGTACTAACAGCCCTTCTCAGAAGAAAGCAGCTACAGATATGTTCAAAAGAATCACTccaaagaaagaaataaagcaAGAGCAGAAAGAAGTCAAGAGTGAGGACGAGACTAACCAGCAGGATGAACCTGTCAACACTGACGTACAGGACATAGTGCCGG AGACGGAATACAATCCCGCGTCCAGCAAGTACCACCCGGTGCGGGACGCGTGCTGGCGGGCGGGGCAGGCCGTGCCCTACCTGGCACTGGCGCGGACGCTGGAGCTCATCGAGGCCACCTCCGCGCGGCTCAAGATCGTCGACATCCTCAGCAACTACCTGCGCTCCGTCATCGCGCTGACGCCGGAGGACCTGCTGCCCAGCGTGTACCTGTGCTTCAACAGGCTGGCGCCCGCCTACGAGAGCCTGGAGCTGGGTATCGCGGAGACGTACCTGATGAAGGCCATCGGGCAGTGCACGGGGCGCACGCTGGCGCAGCTGCGCGGGCAGCGCGCCGACCTGGGCGCGGCGGCGCAGGCGGCGCGGCTGCAGCAGCGCACCATGttcccgccgccgccgctcacGCTGCGGAAGGTCTTCGCCGCGCTCAAGGAGATCGCGCACATGACCG GCCACGCATCTGTCTCCAAGAAAATCAACAAGATCCAGTCGCTGTACGTCGCCTGTAGACACTCTGAAGCTAAATTTCTCATAAG GTCGCTGGAGGGCAAGCTGCGCATCGGGCTGGCGGAGCAGTCGGTGCTGCaggcgctggcggcggcggcgacgcGCACTCCGCCCGGTCCCGGCGGAGTCACGCAGCTCGACGCCGCGCGCGGGCTCTCCGCCGAACAGTTCAAG GCACGGGTGGACGAGGCGGCGCTGGTGCTGAAGACGACATACTGCGAGTGTCCCGACCTGGGCCAGCTGGTGCCGGCGCTGCTGGCGCACGGGCTGGCGGCGCTGCCGGCGCACTGCCGCCTGGCGCCCGGCCTGCCGCTCAAGCCCATGCTGGCGCACCCCACCAAGCAGCTCTCGCACATCTTCGACAG GTTCGAGAGCGAGCAGTTCACGTGCGAGTGGAAGTACGACGGCGAGCGAGCGCAGATCCACGTGCCCGGCGCCGCCGAGCTGCCCGACTACGCCCGCGCCGCCGTCTTCAGCCGCAACCAGGAGAACAACACCAG CAAGTACCCGGACATCCTGCGGCGGCTGCCGGCGCTGCTGAAGCCGTCAGTGTGGAGCTGCGTGCTGGACTGCGAGGCCGTCGCCTTCGACACCGACACCAAGCAGATCCTGCCCTTCCAG GTGCTGTCGACGCGCAAGCGCAAGGACGCCAGCGAGGCGGACATCAAGGTGCAGGTGTGCGTGTTCGTGTTCGACCTGCTGTTCCTCAACGGCCAGTCCCTCGTGCACCAGCCACTGCAGCAGCGCCGCGACGCGCTCAGGGAACACTTCAACCAAGTCGAAG GCCAGTGGCAGTTCGCGACGTCGCGTGACTGCAGCAGCATAGAGGAGGTGCAGCAGTTCATGGAGGAGGCGGTGCGCGGCTCGTGCGAGGGGCTCATGGTGAAGGCGCTGCGCGGCCCGCACTCGCGCTACGACATCGCGCGACGCTCGCACAACTGGCTCAAG CTCAAGAAGGACTACCTGGACGGCGTGGGCGACACGGTGGACGCCGTGGTGATCGGCGCGTACCACGGCCGCGGCAAGCGAGCCGCGCACTTCGGCGGCTTCCTGCTGGCCTGCCGCGACGCCGCCGCCGACGAGTTCCAGTCGCTGTGCAAGCTCGGCACCGGCTTCAGCGACGAGCAGCTGCGCAGCCTCACCGCCCGCCTGCAGCAGCACGTCATCCCCGCGCCCAGACCCTACTACAG GTACGACGAGGCGCACGTGCCGGACGTGTGGGTGTCGGCGGCGCTGGTGTGGGAGCTGCGCGCCGCCGACCTGTCGCTGTCGCccgcgcaccgcgccgcgcgcggGCTCGTGGCGCCCGACAAGGGCATCTCGCTGCGCTTCCCCAG GTTCGTGCGCGAGCGCGACGACAAGACGCCGGAGCAGGCGACGTCGGCGCAGCAGGTGGCGCAGATGTACCTCGCGCAGGACCAGGTGCGGAACAGCGCCGCGCCCCTGCACGACTCCGACGAGTTCTACTGA